AACCACATTGGCCCGACGTTTCGTCGGGCCAATGCATGTCGAGGATCTGGTGGTAATTGGACTTCATCCCTTGTTCCGCGCTGAGCGGAACTAAAAATAGGCCGGCTGCGCAGTTCTTGAAGGCCGAAGTAGGATTGACTTCAGCCATTCACCGCCTAGACGCGAATGGCTGAGACTGGCCGGCTACCGCCATTGCACCACGTCATCACCTGCTTGGTGGGAATGGGGAGGGTGTGACGGGGATCGCGGTAGGGACGGAGGTTACCCCCCGCCCCCCGCACAGATCCGTACGTGCAGGGCTACCGCATACGGCTCCTGCCTTGAGTCATGACGCGAAGAAGCGCTGTGTTGGGTAAGGGTGTAGAACGCGAACTGACGGTACATATGGCGCGACCCGTCGGAGGAATCGCGCCCAGGACATTCGCCCATATTGCCCACGTCGCCGGAGGGCATGTAACCAGGCTCGGCAGACCCCAGAACGGAATCTACTTAATCGCAGGTTGTTGCCCGGGACGGCGTGATAGTTGAAGTAGCCCTGCATCACACGGCGTAGCCATGTGCCGACCACTGCGATCGGTTCGTGCCGGCGCCGGTACAGCGCCTGCCGCAGTGCCTTGAGTGTGGCACGCATCCGCTTGCTCGATGTCAACCGCCTGACGATGAAACCGCCATTCGACCGCTTGGTCGCGCAAATGTGCGTGAACCCAAGAAAGTCAAACGTCTGCGGCCGGCCCAAGCCAGCGCGCTTGCGTAGGCTGGCCGCGTAGCGACCAAACTGCAACACTCGCGTCTTCTGTTCGTTGAGCGACAGCCCGAACTGAGCAAATCGTGCCTTTAAGGCCTCCAGGAATCGCGAGGCATCAGCCTCGGCCTCGAAGCCCACAACGCTATCGTCAGCATATCGCACGACGATCACGTCACCCTTAGCGTCGCGGCGACGCCATCGCTGGAGCCATAAGTCAAAGACGTAGTGCAGGTAGATGTTCGCGAGCAGCGGTGAGATCACCGCCCCCTGTGGGGTACCTACCCGTATTTCCGTCTTCGCCCCGTTCTCGATGACGCCGGCCGTCAGCCACTTGCGGATGAGCCGCAGCAGGCGCTTATCCGCAATTCGGTGCTCAAGGAACCGCATCATCCACCCGTGGTCGACCGTGTCGAAGAACGAGCGAATATCTGCGTCGAGCACCCAGTTCACTTTCTTCCAATGCAGCCCCACCCACAGCGCATCAAGCGCTTGGTGCTGGCCACGTCCGGGCCGGAACCCGTAGGAAAACCCAAGGAAGTCGGACTCGTAGATTGGTGTGAGCACTGTCACCACCGCTTGCTGGACGATCTTGTCCTCCAGCGCAGCGATGCCTAGCGGACGCTGTTTGCCGTCCGCTTTGGGTATGTACACTCGCCTTGATGGCAGGGCACGGTAGCGGCCAGCTTGCACCGCGTCCCAGAGCTTGCCTATCCGCTCGACCAAGCATTCCTCGTAGTCGTGCCATGTCACTCCATCAACCCCGGCCGCCGCCGACTTCTTCAAATGCATGAAGCTGTCGATCAGCAATCGCGGCGTGATGTGGTGCATCAGCGCGGTGAACTGCACCTTCTTGCCCGATGCCTTTTGGGCACAGGCTGCTTCGCGTACGCCGTTCAACCCCGTCGACGCGCGGGACC
The Cupriavidus taiwanensis genome window above contains:
- the ltrA gene encoding group II intron reverse transcriptase/maturase, translated to MSREIILSGAPTLLIEAEGNIVEGAKREFSAGSTRSKTLSMHRSSLHRNWEISPVPTEQLAVGGSGKADGRTPDIDAGEKSDACVVPRNDPNNDAAAKPASAEDREGRRAAKRNAEQSPAPRTQSRSRASTGLNGVREAACAQKASGKKVQFTALMHHITPRLLIDSFMHLKKSAAAGVDGVTWHDYEECLVERIGKLWDAVQAGRYRALPSRRVYIPKADGKQRPLGIAALEDKIVQQAVVTVLTPIYESDFLGFSYGFRPGRGQHQALDALWVGLHWKKVNWVLDADIRSFFDTVDHGWMMRFLEHRIADKRLLRLIRKWLTAGVIENGAKTEIRVGTPQGAVISPLLANIYLHYVFDLWLQRWRRRDAKGDVIVVRYADDSVVGFEAEADASRFLEALKARFAQFGLSLNEQKTRVLQFGRYAASLRKRAGLGRPQTFDFLGFTHICATKRSNGGFIVRRLTSSKRMRATLKALRQALYRRRHEPIAVVGTWLRRVMQGYFNYHAVPGNNLRLSRFRSGVCRAWLHALRRRGQYGRMSWARFLRRVAPYVPSVRVLHPYPTQRFFAS